GCCCGTGCAGGCAAACGATCCACGGCAGGTCGTCGGCGCCGCCGTAGTCGAGGTAATGAAGCCGCAGTCCGTTCGCGATCAGGAATTTGTCGGAGGCCATGGACACGCTCAGTCCTCGGGGGGCGCCTGCACCAGCGCATACAGTTTTTCCGGCACGATAATCAAGCGGCGGCCGTCGCGGACGATTACCTGCTCGCGTTCGAAGTCGTTAAGTTGCTCGGTGGTGCGCTGGCGCGAGGCGCCGACGAGATCGGCCAGGTCGGCATGTGTCAATTTGACCGTGAGCAGAGTGCCGCGCGAATCGCGCACGCCGAATTTCGTCGCCAAATCGAGCAGCGCGCCGGCCAGCCGCTCGCGGAGCCCGAGTCCGACGTGGTTTGCGTACCGAACCAACATCCCCCACCATCGTCCGACCGTTACGTCGAGGACCAAACTGAGGCGCTCGGCAGGGATTCCCAGCACGGTCTCGACGAAAATCTCGGGTTTGACCACCGCGACGGTGCAGTCGGTGAAGGCCTCGCATCGAAACGGCCGGGTGGTTGGCGGCAGCAGCGAGGAGAGGCCGAACACCTCGCCCGGTCCGACGAGTCCGACTAATACACGTTGATCACGATTCACATAGCATAGCTTTGCGACACCTGTGAGAAGTATGTAAACTCGGCTGGACGCTTCGCCTTGCTGGAAGATTGGGCCATCGCGCGGCACTTTCAGGGCCACCGCGTCAGTCGCGAGCCGCGCCGCCTGATCTGGCTTCATCCAGGCGAGCGATTTGAGCCGCGTGAGCGATTTTGGGTCCAGATGCGACTGACTGTGCACCGCCGATACCTAGCACATTTTGGTCAGAATGTCGCAAAGGTGACAGAAGTCGCGATTTCCGGGACGCGTTAATCAGTTCTTGTCGCAACTGCGACAAACGTTAATCAAACTAATATTGCTATAAGCTGGGTATTAGCAGAAACTGCATACCAACATGACAACAGACTCCTCATCGAAGGTGGAAGCAATGGCAAGCAAGACCCCAATCAGCAACAACGGGATCGCTCCGAACCCCAAACAGCCTCCCCTCTCGAGTGAAATCCTGAAGGTCGCCAAGGTGGCCCTGCTCGACCTGCCGACGGCCGCGCTGAAGCGGATTGTCGCGGGCGGCAGCGAGCGCGACCTCTATGAGGCCACTTGGGCGGCATACGACTCGGTAATCGGGCTGGTCAACGAAGCGACCAATCGAACTTACACGAATCAGAGCGTAGGCGAATTTGCCAGCCGTGTGATCGATTTCTCGCTCCAGTGGCAGCGCTTCAATGCGGCAGTGGCGGGCGCCTTCTTTGCGAATCTGTGGCCCGCGATCAATCTGCCGACGGCGACCGAGGTCGAGGGCATGCGGAGCGAACTTCGCTCGCTGCGCGCGGAACTG
The nucleotide sequence above comes from Candidatus Binatus sp.. Encoded proteins:
- a CDS encoding Crp/Fnr family transcriptional regulator, whose product is MHSQSHLDPKSLTRLKSLAWMKPDQAARLATDAVALKVPRDGPIFQQGEASSRVYILLTGVAKLCYVNRDQRVLVGLVGPGEVFGLSSLLPPTTRPFRCEAFTDCTVAVVKPEIFVETVLGIPAERLSLVLDVTVGRWWGMLVRYANHVGLGLRERLAGALLDLATKFGVRDSRGTLLTVKLTHADLADLVGASRQRTTEQLNDFEREQVIVRDGRRLIIVPEKLYALVQAPPED